GTCTTTTTCGAATCTTTGATAAAGGCAAAGAGCAGACAACAGAGAGTAAGAACATTTATAACTACGGCGGTCATGCTCATAAGATATCCATCCTCTCGTAATCAAACCTTCTGGTTTTCAATCCTCCCCCCCTGTCTCCAACATAATACAACTATATTCAGAACTTAATGCCTGTCAATGGTTGCACCGAGTCTTTCCAGACACAATGAAAAAACAAGTTCACTGCTTTTTTACAAAAAGATGTTCGGAATTGAAACTACTCGATAAGCACCACTTTAATCGACTTTGTCATATCACTATCTTCAACCCGTAAGAAGTAAATCCCGGCGGGTAGGTCAGCAACCGACAAAATCAACTCACCTGATGATGCCGTATTTCTGTGATAAATCTTTACCCGTTGACCAACATTATTATATAAAGCGATAGTGATCGGTTTATTTATTTCTCCGACAGTCAGAAGAACAACTGCTTTTGCCAAAGGATTTTGTTTAACCCTGAACGATTTTATATCCCGGGAGTACTCGTGGTGTTGAACACCTACTATTCCGTAAAATTCATAAATCTGCAAACCAGCGCTATAGTCAGCAATATAAGCGTAGTTATCCGACACATAGACTTCATAACCCCAATCCGGCGTCTCATAATAGCCGACCTCGACAGGATTAGCAGGGTCCGAAACATCAATCACCCGCAAGCCGGCGTCATAATCGGCGACATAAGCATGGTTGTTTGAGATATAAACCCCATAACTCAAGCCCGGCGTATCGTAGTGGCTGACTTCAGAAGGGCTCGTCGGATCTGAAACATCGATAACCCGCAGACCGGAATCAGCATCAGCAACATAGGCATAATTATTGAAGATATATACTCCATTGGCATAACCCGGGGTGTCACAATAACCGACTTCGTAAGGATTGGCCGGATCCGAAACATCAATCACCCGCAAGCCGGCATAACCGCCGGCGACATAGGCATAATCTCCTGCAACATATACATCCAGAGCCCAACTTGAGGTCAAACAGTAACCAGCCATGTAAGGATTGGTCGGGTCTGAAACATCTATAATACATAATCCGAAATTACCATTGGTGACATAGGCATAAATACCGGAAACATAGACTCCATTAGCCATTCCCCATGTAGAATAGGAACCAACTTCGAATGGTGCGGTCGGATCTGAAACATCAATCACCCGTAAGCCGGCAGAACCATCAGCAACATAAGCATAATCACCTACAACATATACACCATAAGCATAATAAGGAGTATCATAATAACCAATTCCGATAGGATTTAAGGGAGCAGAAATATCAACAATCTGCAAACCGGAAAGTCCATCAGCCACATAGGCATGATCTCCTGAAAGATAGATATCCAAGGCACAATCCTGGGTACGATAATAAGTACTTTCAAAAGGATTAGATGGATATGAAATATCAATAACCCGCAGCCCTGCTCCGTAATCAGCAACATATGCATATCCTTTTTCAGAAACATAAACCCCTCTGGCATTATCTGGAGTATCCAGGGAAGCAATTTCAGAAGGATTGGTCGGGTCTGAAATCTCTATAACGTGTAATCCGGAACCCCCGTCGGAAACATAAACATAAATGCCCATAACATAGACATCAAAAGCACAATCCGGTGTGTCATAATAACCGACTTCGTAAGGATTGGTCGGATCCGAAACATCAACCACCCGCAAGCCGGAATAACCATCGGCAACATAGGCATAACCGCCTGTAACATATACATCATAAGCATAATGCGGGAGACTGCAATAGCCGGCCTCAAAAGGATTGGTCGGATCCGAAACATCAATCACCCGCAAGCCGGAATAACCATCGGCGACATAGGCATAATCACCTACCACATATACACCATAAGCACAATGCGGTGTGTCATAATAACCGACTTCGTAAGGACTGGTCGGATCCGAAACATCAATCACCCGTAAACCGGCATAACCATCGGCGACATAGGCATAATCACCTACCACATATACACCATAAGATATACCTGGAGGACTGCATGAACCGATTATAGAAGGACTCCACGGATCCGAGACATCTATCACCGTTAAGCCGGCAACAGTATCAGCAATATATGCATAATTTCCAGAGACATACACATCCAAGGCTTTCAGGGTATTACATTGACCAGTCACAGAGGGATTTGCCGGATCAGAAACATTAAGAATCCATAAACCAGCATAACCATTAGCAACATAGGCATAAATATCAGAAACATAAACACTACGGGATGCAGCCGGTGTGTCATAATAACCGACTTCCACCGGATCGGTCGGATCCGAAACATCGATGACCCGCAGACCGGCATCACAATCGGCGACATAGGCATAATTACTGGAAACAGAGATACCATAAGCTATATGCGGGGTATCGTAGTGGCTGACCTCAGAAGGGCTCGTCGGGTCTGAAACATCTATGACTCGCAGACCGGAATCACCACCAGCGACATAAGCATGTTCCCCCCAAACATAGACATCATAAACATAGTTGGGAGTATCATAATAACCGATTTCCAAAGGATTGGTCGGATCCGAGACATCGATAATGCGTAAATCATAATTCCCATCGGCGACATAGGCATAATTGTTCAAGATATATACATTGTAAGAATGTCCCGGCGTGTCATAATAACCGACTTCAAGAGGATTGGTCGGATCCGAAACATCAATCACCCGCAAGCCGCTATCATAATCGGCGACATAGGCATAGTTGTTTGAAACATAAACCCCATAACTCAAGCTCGGCGTATCATAATAACCGACTTCAAAAGGGCTCGTCGGATTCGAAATATCTATGATCCGTAAACCATCTCCGTAGTCAGCAATATAAGCATAGGTACCAGAGACATAAACGTGATAAGGTTTACCAGCAGTCAAGTAATAACCTATTTTTTGAGGATTGGACGGTACCGCCATATTCCATATCTCGAGTCCGCCTTGAGCTGCAGCAATATAAAGATATTGAGAAGTCGAGTCATAAAAAAGTCCCTGAACTACACCGCGGGTATGTATCTGTTCAGAAAGCTTTTGTGCATCAGTAGAATCAGAAACATCTATAATATATACTCCACCTCCAGAACCACAAAAGACAAGTCGCCGATGAAAATCATAGGTGACCGCATAGGAAGGACCAAACGGCCAGTTCGCGATAAATTTGGTATTCAAGGAATCAAAACCACTGAAAATACCGGGTTCACCGCCGGATTCATCTTGAGTCTTTACCAGCTGGGCTCCAAGCATTATCGGTAAAATAAAAACCACCGCCAGGATGAGCCCGAAATTCTTTTCCCTCATTTTTCTCCTCCTTTTGATTTTATTCTATTTAATAATTCTTCTCCTCTACGATGTAATACTCTTACCGATTCCATCTACCATCTTCTCTCTGCCAATTCTTTCAAACTTATTAAATCACTTTTAAAAGTATAACCATCCACTCCTTCTTGTCAATATATTTGGCGGAACATGTCAGTTCTGATTAGATAATTCCCATGAGTTCAAAACACATTCCGTCATTCTGGTAATTACCAGAATGACGGAATAAGGGGGTATGAAATCTTTGTAAATTTCAGTCGTCGGTCTCTGTTATCAGTATCCCCAGATTTCGTTGAGATAGACTGCTCTACGGCAGGTGGGGCATAAAAATTTCAGGTGTTCACTTCGATAAGGTGCAACATCCTGAACCCGCGGCATTTTATCTTCTCCGTATTCCTGAGAAAGCACTAAAAAGAGATTCGGATTTGCGTATGCCAGTTCCCCGACTTTCTTCGCAATCCAGAGAAGATGCGCCCGCGTTGTAATCACCTTACCGCATTTTTCACAAAGAATCAACTCTTTCTCGATCGTGTTGTCATAACCCTCGTTCTTTATCTGAGCAAGGTCATATTCGGGGGTATGTTTTATTCCCTCTTTTGTAGTACAGTATATCACACATTGACCGCAGTAGATACAGCGTTCCTGATGATGAATCTCCTGACGGATCTTCTTCACCGGATCATCCACCTGGGACCGTGCACTCGCCGGGCAGACCTGAACACAGGCGCCGCACAGAACACACTTATCGAAATCGTACTCTATCTTTCCTTTGAAAGTCGGTGCCGCCGGAGACGGCTTGAATGGAAATTTCGAGGTGTATGGACCTCGAAAAATCGCCCTTATCGCCTCACCGAGTTCTCTCAATTTTGGTTTTCTCATTTTACTTCGCCCCCTTTTCAATCTGTTCACCGCCAAGTTTGTCCTCACCGTATTTATCCACCACAGAACCATGCCACATCTTCGTTCCGAAATGCAATGCACCTTTCATCAATGCGTGTGCCGCCACCGGACTCGTCAGCAGAAGAAATCCACCGCAGATAAGCGCCTTTATCCCTATCGGGCTGAATCCCTTTAAAAGGAAAATACCGACCATAATACCGAAAGTCCCCAGAGTCACACATTTTGTCGATGCCTGCAAACGGTTATATATATCGGGGAAACGAACAAGCCCGATGGCACCGAGAATGTCAAAAGCAATCCCAATCCAGATAATAATCCAACCGATCGGACTAATCATCGAGTCTCCTTTTTTCTAAATACTTCGCCAATGCCAGAGTTCCGATAAAACTGAAGAGCGTAAGCGTTATAGAAAGGTCCATCAGAAAATCGAGTCCGTAAAAGAGTGCACTCAACGCAGTAATACCGACGAACAGAATACCCATAATATCAACACCGACCATACGATCGGCGATTGAAGGACCTTGATAGATTCTAAAGAGACAGAGAAAACCACCGATTGCGAGGATACTAAATATTACACTAATCATTCGAAAATCCTCCTTAAATATCTTTCAAAAGGACGTGCAATAATTTTTGACGCCTTATCAATATAACCACTCTGAACCCATATCCAGTGGATATAAAGATAATCTCCGTCAATTTCGCACGTCATAGTTCCAGGCGTCAGGGTGATTGAATTAGCCAGAAAGACCTTCGCGATATCAGTCTTCAAATCCGTCTTAATCTTAACAATACCGGGTTTTATTGGCCTCTCAGGATGCAGAACCCGATACGCAACGTCGATGTTCGCCCTGAACATATACCAAAGAAAGACCGGGATATACACGATGATCCAGAAAAGTCTGTGAATCTGTAGAAATTTTGCAGGGCGTTCAGTAAAGTAACCTCCGAAGATAATCGTTCCGATAAGCACAACGACTGCACCGGCGATCAAATGGTCGAGATGAACACTCAAGGTCAGGAGAAGCCAAAAACCGAAACCAAGTATAAAATAAACTATGTAGCGCATTTAGACCTCCTTAGAAACTCGCTGCGATAAAACCAAACACCATATGTGAATATTCAATACCCCTTAACAGCGCCTGCGCCGCAGGGCCGACGACAAAATCCATAATCGGCTGGAATCCGATGCCGACGAGAAGAATCAATACCACCAGAAAGACCATTGCTATCCTCATCGAGAATGGTGCCTTTCCCACTTTATTCTTACCTTTTTTCATAAACACAAAATTTTCAATCTTTAGAAGATAACCGAGTGTCAGAAGACTGAGAAGAATTCCGACAATCGCCAGCCATAAATATCCTGCTTTTATGGCTCCCATAATGATGAACATCTTTGCAAAAAATCCTGCAAGCGGCGGGATACCGGCTAATGATAAAAATCCGAAACGCCAGCTCCATGCCGTAGTAGGCATCTGCTCACCCAGGCCGGCGAGTTTTTCCAGATCGCGCGTCCCCGCAGAATAGACCACTGCACCGGAGGTTAAGAAGAGAAGTCCCTTGGCAAGGGCGTGGGCGAGGATGAAGAACAATGCCCCGGCAATACCATAGAAATTACCGATGCCGAATCCCAGCATTATATAACCTATCTGAGAAATACTTGAAAAACCAAGCAGTCTTTTGTAGTCCCGCTGATTCAATGCGGTCAACCCGGCAAAGGCGATCGACAATAATCCCAAGGCGATCAGAATATTAAAGAAGACCGGATCCGAAGCACGCGTCAAGCCGAAAACATTAAAGACGATTCTCGCCGTAGTATAGATCCCCAGCACCTTTATGAAAATCCCTGACAAGAGGCTTGAAATCGGAGCAGGAGCCGCAGGGTGGGCGTCGGGCAACCAGGAATGGAACGGCACCAGCGCTGCTTTTATCGAAAAAGCAAACAGGAACAGCGTCAGGACAGTCCAGAAAAAGGTGGTGCCTCTTATCGCCTGCAGAGAATTGGATATATCAGCAAGATTAAGGGTCGAGGTCTTTGCATAAATAAGGGCGATGGCGAGCAGGAACGTCAAACCACCGATCTCTCCCATTACGATGTATTTGAAGCTCGCTTCCAATTCTTCAGCATCCACTCCGAAGGCGACCAGGGCATAGGAAGAGATCGCCGCGATCTCCAGAAAGACGAACATATTGAACAGGTCACCGGTTACGGCGATGCCCATCATCCCGGTGGTCATAAGCATCAGCAGGGTATAAAACTTCCACTGCCCTGTATAATGGGACATATATTTTATTGAAAAGAAACAGGCTGCAAAGACGATAACCGCGATACTTAACACCATCAGAGCGGAAAGACCGTCAAAAGCCATAACAATACCGAAAGGCGGGGGCCAGTTACCCATCTTATAAACCAACATCGGAACCTGCTGCGATACCGTGATGCCGTAAAGCGCCAGGATGAACAGAATAAAGGAAACAATCGTGCTCCATATCCAGACCAGGGGTTTGTAAATCTTTCCAATGATTGGAATAAGAAACGCACTGATTAAAGGAAGTGCAAAATATAAAGGAATAAACGACATCAACGCCTCCTTACCCTTTCAGCTTTTTAATCTCTGCTATATCAAATGTCTTATAGCGATTGTATATCCGTAGAATAACCGTAAGCATCAACGCCGTAGTACCCAGTGCGATCACAATCGCGGTAAGCACGAGAGCTTGAGGAATCGGATCCACGAAATTATGGGGTAGATCTAATTTGGTTATTATCGGAGCAAGCGCTTCGCTTTTAAATCCCACCAGTGCAAAGAAAAGATTTATCGAATATTCGATCAGAGCAAAACCGATTGCAATCTTTATCAAATTGCGCTTCGTAATGATTGCATACAACCCAATGAGGAACAAAATAATGCAGGAAGCAAATATAATCATAGATTACTCCTTAATCCTCTATTATATATTTCATCGCAGCCAACGCCATAAATATCGAAAACAGACCGGCACCGACCTTTATTCCTATCGCAATATTACAGATCGGAATAATACCGGCGCTCCAGAGATGGAGAGGTGTTCCTTTGGGAATGAAGTTCAGGAAAAATATTCCTCCGATGAAAAGTCCCAGAAAGGCGACACCGATGAAGATCAGACCGCCTATGCTTTCAAACACCGAAGCCACGATCGAAGCCTTTTTCTCACTCTTCAGTTCACCGCCGAATGCAAGAAACCTGAGGATAAAAGCACCGGCGATAATGACACCACCTGCAAAACCACCACCCGGTGTCAGATGTCCGTGGAGGATAATATACACCCCGTAGATAAAGATGAATCCGATGACGATATTGGTGATACTCTTAACAATCAAGCTCATTCCCTTCATTTTTTCCTCCCTGCTTTGCGCATCAATGCCACGACGCCGATGACCGATGTGAAGAGCACTGTCGCCTCGCCGAGGGTGTCAAGGGCACGGAAGTCAAGTATTACATCAGCGACGATATTGGCGCCGCCCGCACGATTGAGACCGAATTTTATATAATCCGACGCCACCTTCATAATAGGTGAGCCGAATTCGGGCAGCTGTTGAAGAGAACGGATCATCACGATCAGAAACAGAATCGCAAAGACGGCATACAGAACGATCGAGAAGACTTGAGAACCGGTTAATTTTTTCCCGACCGTCTTGTCGACATGGGTGGTGCGCAAAATCACCGCAACGAAAACCACAACGGTAAGAACTTCCACTACAATCTGGACGATCGCAAGATCGGGCGCCTGGACGAAGATGAACATAATCGCAACGGAAAAACCGACAGCACCGAGAGAGATGACGGCAGCCAGGAGGTCTTTTATCTCCGTCGCAATGATCGCCGCTACGAGCATAAAGGCAAGAAACAGATACAGTTCAATCATATATGCCTCCCCTTATAAAGCGAGTAATATAATTAAAATAATACCACCGAGGAATATCCAGCCGACATAGTTGTATAGTTCACCCGTGTGGAGTAGTGAAGTAAGACCGCCCAGCGCCTTGATAATTCTTCCGATACTTCTGTAAAACGCAACAATCAACTGATTAATGACATTTTTGAAGACCACGGCAAGCCCTGCAGCAGTACCCCTCAAATAATTGAAGAAATCAAAGGCGCCGCCTTCTCCGAACGTATAAGTCTTTTCCAGCATACCGAGGGTCCGTACCGAGGAATAAAAATCAGCACCGGTTATACGTGCTTCATCATCATCCAGTACCTCACCACCGATGAAGATCCTGCCCCTTCTGGGCTTCATCGCTGTACCGAAGAGAAACAGAATCAATCCGATGACGAGCCCGATGATTATCAAAACAGTGGCGAGACCGGGTGACCAGAAACCGCTCGTTCCGATGTTGAACGGCAATGCCGGCAGGACAAAGTGTTTCAAAGGTACAGCACTCGCAAAGACACCGAAGACGATACAGACCAGAGCCAGCAGGAAAGATGGCATAACCATTTCAAACCGCGCCTCCCTGACTTTGTTCAAAACCTTTGGTCTTTCGCCGAGAAAAATGGCATGAAGGAGCTTCAGGTTGTAGGCGAGGGTCAATATACTTCCGAACATCGCACAAATCAAGAAGATAAACCACAGCGGAATCTGTTTATTCAATTCTATTATTCCCTGATATATCATCCATTTGGAATAAAAACCATTCAACGGCGGAACACCGGAAATCGCAAGTGCGGCGATCAGAAAAGAGAATAAGGTAACCGGCATCTTCACACCCAAACCGCCGAGCGAATCAAGATCCGTGGTTTTTGTTCTGTATTCAACCGCTCCCGTGGAGAGAAAGAGCACTGATTTGTAAATCACGTTATTAATCATATGGAAAAAAGCCCCGGCAATCGCAATCGGAATACCCGTACCCAATCCTAAAACCATATAGCCTGCCTGGGAAACCGTTGAGAAAGCCAGCAGTCTCTGGGCGTCTTTCTGAAGAAGCGCTGCAAGCGCCATAACCACTATCGTCACCGCTCCGATAATCATCAACAGAACACGGATCGAAACAATATCAGAAATATTGAATATGAAGAGAGAAACCCTCATCAAAAGGTAAAATCCCAATAGTTTGTCCAGGCTTCCCGGGATGAATGCCAATGTCGAAGCCGGTACCACCTTTGCACTCTCGGGAATCCAGGTATGTAACGGCATGGTCCCCAGTTTTGCAAGGGCGCCGATCATAATTAAAATATAAGAAGTGATCAACCACGGACTGGAAAATAGGACCCGCGGTTGAACAGGGAAATTGACGTTTCCTAAATTGATCAGCAATAACACGATGCCAAGCATCAAGATATAGTCGGCGACACCGATTATCGTAATCGCCTTTCGTGCAGCGAAAGAACTGTCTTTTTTACCAACAAGCAGCATGCCGTACAAGGAAAATACGAGGACGTTCCAGAATATCAACAGGAAGATGAGGTTGCCGGCGACGACCACACCGTTTGCAGCGGAGAGCGAAAGCGTAAGATAGAGATAGTAAACATTTTCCCGCGGCATCTTGGACAACGCCCTCAAGGAATACAACCAGATTAAAAAGGCGAAGACCGCATTAAAGAGAAGAATCACTCCGGCGAGGTTGTCCAGGTAGAACCGGAATTCGATGCCCGCAACTGTGGCAAGGTTGTAAGAAATGATATCTGTTCTGGTGATGATGAAAATTTTGATTGCGAAAAAGAGCGCAAGAACAAAACCGATAAAGTCGAACTCCGTCCTCAGACGTTTGACGAGGAAACCCAATAAACCAGCGGCGATCGGTAACAAAATTATATAGTTGATTTCATTCATTTCTAAAATCCTCCATTACCTGTTAAATAGTTGACAGGTTGATAGAAGAAAATACCGAGAAGCAGCGACGCCAGCGCAAGAATGAAGACTACTGCCAGACCGGTATACGACGGCTTTTTCGCCTTGGGTAATTTTGTCATCGGTTTTGCGAAGAACAATTCATGATAGAATCTTGTACTGTAGAGCAGAGTGAAGACGGCTGCGACAATCGCTCCGATACCGAGATATGCAGCCTTATCAACAGCGCCGATTATGACCCATAATTTAGAAAAGAAACCGATCATCGGGAAGAACCCCACGATTGAACCGAACAGAAGCGCCATCAAAACACCGAGAGCCGGTGAAATTTTGAGCATACAGCACAAATTCTTTAAATCATCCTTTCCTGTGGAGTCTTCAATGATCCCGACTCCATAGAATAACCCTGATTTGGCAAGGGCGTGCGCCATGATATAAAGCATTCCTCCGATCAAACCGTACTTACCGCCGACGGCGAATCCCAACATTATAAAGCCGACCTGACTGATCGTTGAATAGGCAAGCAGACTCCGCAGGTTGTTTGAAAGAAGCGCGGCACCACCCAGTAGAATACTCGAGGCGATTGCAAACCAAGCGATTGTATTGAAGAACTGGGGGGCGACATAATTCCCGCTTGTAAAGAGACGCAGAAAAAGTATTACCCCGAGATTTTCCGCCACGCCGGCAAGACAGCCACCGATCGCCGAAGGAACGGCGTTGTACGCCGGTACCAACCAGATGTGCAGGGGCAATGTGACTGATTTGGCGAAAATACCGACAACGATCAGCCATACCGCAACCTCGTTATATATGGTGATCTCGAAGAAATTGAATGTTTTGTTGTCGAGATAGAGCAGAAGTAGACCAATCAACATAAGCGCCGCGGCACCAAAATTTATGAGAAACGTAAAGTTTGCCGCCTTGAGGTCCTCTTCACTCCGATAATAAGCGACCGCGCGCCAGATGGCAAAGGTCGAGATCTCCCAGAAGATGAAGATGAGCAGAAGATTATAAGAAAGAGCAACTCCGACTCCAGAACCGACGATCAATAAAAGCATCAAATAATATTCTAATCTGTGCCCCTTCTGCCGAATTGTCGCGAGCGCGTATATAAAGGACATCAAACCAATAAAAACAAATAAAGCGCTGAGGAATATCCCAAATCGGTCAAAGAAAAAGTCAAATCCAATCATTTTCTATATCTCCTTCTGATCCTTTCGGTCTTTGCCCATGACAACTTCAAGAGATCCTGACCTGAATATTTCTTCTTACCGTCCTCATATACAAAAGTTCTCTCAGTACAGCAATAGCAGGGATCAACAGCAGCCAGCACAAGTGCTGCGTCGGCGATGGAATATCCTTTCACGGCGACGACGTTCGATGCAATATTCATAAAACTCGGTGCCCTCACCTTATGTCTAACCGGCATATTCGAACCGTCGGAACGGACATAATGGAAGACTTCTCCCCGAGGAGCCTCATGTCGTCCGATGCCTTCTCCCGGCGGAATATCATCCACCCTTGTCTCGATCGGTCCGTCCGGCATATTCTTCAAGCACTGTCTGATGATCTTTATCGATTCATCACATTCGATTAATCTCACCTTTGCCTTTGCCAGTACATCGCCTTCAGGAAAGACCACCATATCCCAGTCGACCTTGTCGTAGGCGTCATAGGGATCGTCTTTTCTCACATCACACGCATAACCAGAACCGCGTGCCGTGGGACCGGTCACTGCATAGGCGATTGCATCCTCACGCGACAAAACACCGACACCTTCAAGACGCGCCCTGATAACCGGATCATCAAGCACCGCATTGGTGAACATCGCGTTCTTCTCTTCCAGAAGGTCAAGATATTTCTCTATCTTCGGATAATCTTCAGGTTTGATATCCCGACGGGCTCCGCCGATCTTGTTTATCGCATAATGGTTGCGATTACCCATAATCAATTCAAAGAGATCAAGGAGCGGTTCTCGATAACGCCACACCCACATCCATACGGTATTATAGCCGATGAAATGACCGGCAAGTCCCACCCACAGATAGTGGGAATGAATCCGCTCCAGCTCACCGATGATCGTCCGGATATATTGGGCACGCGGCGGCGGTGTTATATGCGCGCAATCTTCTACGGCCAGTACATAAGCATAGGGATGGGAATCAGAACAAATACCGCAGATTCTTTCAACCAGAAACGGCACCTGGTCCCAGGTCAGTGTGGGAGAAATAAATTCGTGTCCCCGATGGTTGTAGCCGATATTTATCTCCAGATCGACAACCTTTTCTCCTTCAACAATTAACTTAAAAAACTCAGGTTCTTCCTGTAATGGATGATAAGGACCTATAGGTACTACTCTTCTCAAGATTCCTCCTAAGGCTTCTTTTTAATTTTAATATCCTTATGTTCGTTCGCGTAGTCGCGACAGAGCGGATGTAAATCAGCAGGCCAGGTTTCAGCGGTCAAAAGAGGTACCAGATTGGGATGACCGACAAAGTCGACGCCGAGCAACTCATGAATTTCTCTTTCAATCCAGTTCGCCGCCGGCAGAAAGGATGTAAGACTCTTGATCTTCAAATCGTCTTTCGGAATCAAAGTCTTGATATTGTAATAAGTTCCCGCCTCATCAAATGAAAAATGATAGATGATTTCAATACCATCCCGTGTATCAATACCCGTGGCGATAGACAGACGGAACCCCTTTTCTTCAAACATAAATTTCGCGAGTTCAAAAACCTTTTCCCGCGGTGTCCTTATATAGATCCGACGCGCTGAGTGTATCTTTACGACAACATCCGGAAACTTTTTACTGATTTCTTCTAAAATGGCTTTTGAATATTCTTTCTTCATCATAACCTCTTTAATGCCTTGACTACACCCAGAATGATTGCCTCTGGTTTTGGAGGACAACCGGGTATATAAACATCTACCGGAATATATTTATCATAGGGACCTACCACATTATAGGATGGCTCGAAAATATGTGGATGGCACGCACAACTCCCCACACCAATCACCAGACACGGCTTAGGCGTCTGCTCATACACCCGTAAGACCCTTGGCAAGCTTTTCCGATTTATGACACCGGTCACCAGCAGTGCATCGGCATGCCGTGGAGAACCGACAAGTACAATACCGAAACGCTCGACATCCCATCGAGGAGTAAGAATATCCAGTATCTCAATATCGCAATTGTTACAGGGAGCTGCCGCAAGATGAAAGACCCAGGGTGATTTCTTTAATCCCCAAAGTTTAGCATTTCCCATATTCTACTCCTTTATAAGCCAT
The sequence above is drawn from the candidate division WOR-3 bacterium genome and encodes:
- a CDS encoding T9SS type A sorting domain-containing protein encodes the protein MREKNFGLILAVVFILPIMLGAQLVKTQDESGGEPGIFSGFDSLNTKFIANWPFGPSYAVTYDFHRRLVFCGSGGGVYIIDVSDSTDAQKLSEQIHTRGVVQGLFYDSTSQYLYIAAAQGGLEIWNMAVPSNPQKIGYYLTAGKPYHVYVSGTYAYIADYGDGLRIIDISNPTSPFEVGYYDTPSLSYGVYVSNNYAYVADYDSGLRVIDVSDPTNPLEVGYYDTPGHSYNVYILNNYAYVADGNYDLRIIDVSDPTNPLEIGYYDTPNYVYDVYVWGEHAYVAGGDSGLRVIDVSDPTSPSEVSHYDTPHIAYGISVSSNYAYVADCDAGLRVIDVSDPTDPVEVGYYDTPAASRSVYVSDIYAYVANGYAGLWILNVSDPANPSVTGQCNTLKALDVYVSGNYAYIADTVAGLTVIDVSDPWSPSIIGSCSPPGISYGVYVVGDYAYVADGYAGLRVIDVSDPTSPYEVGYYDTPHCAYGVYVVGDYAYVADGYSGLRVIDVSDPTNPFEAGYCSLPHYAYDVYVTGGYAYVADGYSGLRVVDVSDPTNPYEVGYYDTPDCAFDVYVMGIYVYVSDGGSGLHVIEISDPTNPSEIASLDTPDNARGVYVSEKGYAYVADYGAGLRVIDISYPSNPFESTYYRTQDCALDIYLSGDHAYVADGLSGLQIVDISAPLNPIGIGYYDTPYYAYGVYVVGDYAYVADGSAGLRVIDVSDPTAPFEVGSYSTWGMANGVYVSGIYAYVTNGNFGLCIIDVSDPTNPYMAGYCLTSSWALDVYVAGDYAYVAGGYAGLRVIDVSDPANPYEVGYCDTPGYANGVYIFNNYAYVADADSGLRVIDVSDPTSPSEVSHYDTPGLSYGVYISNNHAYVADYDAGLRVIDVSDPANPVEVGYYETPDWGYEVYVSDNYAYIADYSAGLQIYEFYGIVGVQHHEYSRDIKSFRVKQNPLAKAVVLLTVGEINKPITIALYNNVGQRVKIYHRNTASSGELILSVADLPAGIYFLRVEDSDMTKSIKVVLIE
- a CDS encoding 4Fe-4S dicluster domain-containing protein, whose amino-acid sequence is MVLWWINTVRTNLAVNRLKRGRSKMRKPKLRELGEAIRAIFRGPYTSKFPFKPSPAAPTFKGKIEYDFDKCVLCGACVQVCPASARSQVDDPVKKIRQEIHHQERCIYCGQCVIYCTTKEGIKHTPEYDLAQIKNEGYDNTIEKELILCEKCGKVITTRAHLLWIAKKVGELAYANPNLFLVLSQEYGEDKMPRVQDVAPYRSEHLKFLCPTCRRAVYLNEIWGY
- a CDS encoding Na+/H+ antiporter subunit G, which translates into the protein MISPIGWIIIWIGIAFDILGAIGLVRFPDIYNRLQASTKCVTLGTFGIMVGIFLLKGFSPIGIKALICGGFLLLTSPVAAHALMKGALHFGTKMWHGSVVDKYGEDKLGGEQIEKGAK
- a CDS encoding cation:proton antiporter, with product MISVIFSILAIGGFLCLFRIYQGPSIADRMVGVDIMGILFVGITALSALFYGLDFLMDLSITLTLFSFIGTLALAKYLEKRRLDD
- a CDS encoding Na+/H+ antiporter subunit E — protein: MRYIVYFILGFGFWLLLTLSVHLDHLIAGAVVVLIGTIIFGGYFTERPAKFLQIHRLFWIIVYIPVFLWYMFRANIDVAYRVLHPERPIKPGIVKIKTDLKTDIAKVFLANSITLTPGTMTCEIDGDYLYIHWIWVQSGYIDKASKIIARPFERYLRRIFE
- a CDS encoding NADH/ubiquinone/plastoquinone (complex I); its protein translation is MSFIPLYFALPLISAFLIPIIGKIYKPLVWIWSTIVSFILFILALYGITVSQQVPMLVYKMGNWPPPFGIVMAFDGLSALMVLSIAVIVFAACFFSIKYMSHYTGQWKFYTLLMLMTTGMMGIAVTGDLFNMFVFLEIAAISSYALVAFGVDAEELEASFKYIVMGEIGGLTFLLAIALIYAKTSTLNLADISNSLQAIRGTTFFWTVLTLFLFAFSIKAALVPFHSWLPDAHPAAPAPISSLLSGIFIKVLGIYTTARIVFNVFGLTRASDPVFFNILIALGLLSIAFAGLTALNQRDYKRLLGFSSISQIGYIMLGFGIGNFYGIAGALFFILAHALAKGLLFLTSGAVVYSAGTRDLEKLAGLGEQMPTTAWSWRFGFLSLAGIPPLAGFFAKMFIIMGAIKAGYLWLAIVGILLSLLTLGYLLKIENFVFMKKGKNKVGKAPFSMRIAMVFLVVLILLVGIGFQPIMDFVVGPAAQALLRGIEYSHMVFGFIAASF
- a CDS encoding cation:proton antiporter (subunit C of antiporter complex involved in resistance to high concentrations of Na+, K+, Li+ and/or alkali), which gives rise to MIIFASCIILFLIGLYAIITKRNLIKIAIGFALIEYSINLFFALVGFKSEALAPIITKLDLPHNFVDPIPQALVLTAIVIALGTTALMLTVILRIYNRYKTFDIAEIKKLKG